The sequence below is a genomic window from Streptomyces sp. NBC_00289.
GCTCGGGAATCAGCTGGCCGAACTGGAAGACCACCCCGAAGTCGGTACGGCGCAACTCGCTCAGCCGGTTCTCGGGCAGCCGGTCGAGCCGCCGGCCGTCGTAGGTCACCGAACCCGCGTCGGGACGGACGATGCCCGCCAGGCAGTGCAGAAGCGTGGACTTGCCGCTGCCGCTGGGCCCGGTGACGGTGAGGATCTCGCCGGCGCGCAGCTCGACCGAGGCGCCGCGCAGGGCCTGGGTCCTGCCGTGCGTCTTGACGAGGTCGTGGGCTGCCAGCACCGGTATCGCGTTCTCCCCGTTGCTCATGCTGTGTCGACCTCCGCGGTCAGGGTGGTGAGCCGGGCCGCCGTGGTGGTCATCCAGCGGAGGTCGGCGTCGAGGTGGTTGAGGGCGTAGTCCGCCGAGAGCACGGTCGACAGGTCCACGCCGGTGGCGGTCTTGACCGCCGTGAGCTGTCGCATCCGCTCCATGTGGGCGGTGCGCTGGGCTTTCAGGTAGGCCTCCGCGTCGCCGCCGGTGAGGATGGAGACGACGACCTTGGCGAAGATCTCGTTCGTCACGAAGGGCGCGGGCGGGGCGATCTCCCCGGCCCACCGGGCCAGTTCACGGGTCCCGTCGGTCGTGCAGCGGTACCTCGTCCGCTCGGGCCCGCCGTCGGCGTCGGTGCCGTCGATCTCCGCGAGGTCGTCGCGGACCAGGCGCTGGAGGGTCGTGTAGACCTGCCCGTAGGCCAGCGGGCGGGCCTGCGGGAAGCGTTGGTCGTGGCGTCGCTTCAGGTCGTAGCCATGGCTCGGCCCCGAGGCGAGCAGCCCCAGCAGGATGTGGCGGGTGCTCATGCCGATCATTATGCACTGGATACATGTACTGAGTGAATAGTGATCGGAGGAAAGGGGAGAGTGAGAGCGGGGGAGGCAGGGGTCCGGAGGTGCAGAATGTGACCAGAAGCACGTTGTTGTGTTCTGTACGTCTGCTGCCGCGTCCGCTGGGTAGGGCTGCGGTGACCGTCGTCGTACCCGACAAGGAGGCCGCCCGTGGCCGCATCGGCACACCTTCTGCTCTCGGCCCTCTCCAAACCGGAGATGTCCGCCGAACCCGAGGCGCACCTGTGCGCCTTCAGCGCGGAGGGCTCCTGCGCCGAGGCCCCGCTCACCAGCGAACCGCCGCTGCCCGACGCCGAGCCGCTCACCAGCGAGCCGCCGCTCTTCGAGGCGGCGCAGCTGACCAGCGAGCCCGCCGTCTACCCGGACCTCGACGGCCCGGAGCTGTAGATGACCGCACCCCGGCCGGCCGTACCCCTCACCGACGACCTGTCCCGGCTCGCCGGGCTGCACGGCGTCGCCACCTCGTACAGCCCCTCCCCGGGCCGCACCGTCACCGCCTCGGCCGCCGCGGTCACCCACGCCCTGGCCGCCCTCGGCGTCGACACGAGCACCCCCGAGGCCACTCGGGCCGCCCTCGCCGCCCGCGAACGGGAACTGGGCACCCGACTGCTCCCGCCGACGGTGGTGTGCTGGACCGGCGCCGCCCCCGCCGCGCTGGCCGCGCTGCCCGAGGGAACCCGGCTGCGCATCGAGACCGAACAGGGCGAGACCCGCGCCGCCGCCGAGGATCTTCCGCCCGGCGTCCACCGGTTGACCGCCGTCGCGCCCGACGGTCGCACCGCCGAGGTCCACCTCGTCGTCGCCCCGGCCCGGCTGCCCACGCCCCCCGGCCGCTCGTACGGCGTGCTCGTCCAGCTCTACTCCCTCCTCTCGCGGCGCTCCTGGGGCATGGGCGACCTCGGCGACCTCGGTGAGCTGGCCGCCTGGGCCGGCCGGGCGCTCGGGGCCGGGTTCGTGCAGGTGAACCCGCTGCACGCGGCCGTGCTCGGCGCCCCCACCGACCCGTCCCCCTACCGGCCCTCCTCGCGCCGCTTCCCCGACCCGGTGCACCTGCGGGTCGAGGACATCCCCGAGTTCGCGTACGTCATCGACGGCTCCGGTG
It includes:
- a CDS encoding PadR family transcriptional regulator, coding for MSTRHILLGLLASGPSHGYDLKRRHDQRFPQARPLAYGQVYTTLQRLVRDDLAEIDGTDADGGPERTRYRCTTDGTRELARWAGEIAPPAPFVTNEIFAKVVVSILTGGDAEAYLKAQRTAHMERMRQLTAVKTATGVDLSTVLSADYALNHLDADLRWMTTTAARLTTLTAEVDTA